GATTCGGGATCCGGGGAATTCCGGCTTGCACCTCACGTGGCGTGAGGTCCGATGGTGGGACACGTACCGAGGAAGGAGCGGAAGTGGGCTACTCAGTGGGCCAGGTCGCCGGTTTCGCCGGGGTCACGGTGCGCACCCTGCACCACTACGACGGGATCGGCCTGCTCGTTCCGAGCGAGCGCAACCACGCCGGGCACCGGCGCTACAGCGACGCCGACCTCGACCGGTTGCAACAGATCCTGTTCTACCGGGAGCTGAGCTTCCCGCTCGACGAGGTCGCGGCCCTGCTCGACGACCCGGAGGCGGACCCGCGCGCGCACCTGCGCCGCCGGCACGAGCTGCTGACCGCCCGGATCGAGAAGCTGCAGAAGATGGCCGCGGCCGTGGAGCACGCCATGGAGGCACGCACGATGGGCATCAACCTCACGCCCGAGGAGAGGTTCGAGGTCTTCGGGGGCAAGGATCCCGAGGAGCACGCGGAGGAGGCCGAACGGCGGTGGGGCGGCACGGCGGAGTACGCCGAGTCACAGCGCCGTGCCGCCCGCTACACCAAGGACGACTGGCAGCGCATCCAGGCCGAGGTCGCCTCCTGGGGCGAGCGCTACGACGCCCTCATGGAAGCGGGCGAACGCGCGACCGGCGAGCGGGCCATGGACATGGCCGAGGAACACCGGCAGCACATCGGCAAGTGGTTCTACGACTGCTCGTACGAGCACCACGGGTGCCTCGGCGCGATGTACGTGTCCGACGAACGCTTCAAGGTGTACTACGACTCCATGCGCCCGGGTCTCGCCGAACACCTCAGGGACGCGATCACGGCGAACGCGGCCCGGCACTCCCAGGAAGCCTGACGGAAAGACGGTGAGGGGCACCCGCCACGGCGGGTGCCCCTCACCGGGTTCCGGTTCCGCGGCCGGTCGCGCCCTACTCCTTCACCAGGACCACCGCGGTGCCGTACGCGCACACCTCCGTGCCCACGTCCGCCGCCTCGGTCACGTCGAACCGCATCATCAGCACGCCGTTCGCCCCCCGCACGCGTGCCTGCTCGACGAGTCGTTCCATGGCCTGGTTACGGGTCTCCACGAGGGTCCTGGTGAGC
This portion of the Streptomyces mirabilis genome encodes:
- a CDS encoding MerR family transcriptional regulator, which translates into the protein MGYSVGQVAGFAGVTVRTLHHYDGIGLLVPSERNHAGHRRYSDADLDRLQQILFYRELSFPLDEVAALLDDPEADPRAHLRRRHELLTARIEKLQKMAAAVEHAMEARTMGINLTPEERFEVFGGKDPEEHAEEAERRWGGTAEYAESQRRAARYTKDDWQRIQAEVASWGERYDALMEAGERATGERAMDMAEEHRQHIGKWFYDCSYEHHGCLGAMYVSDERFKVYYDSMRPGLAEHLRDAITANAARHSQEA